One region of Methanobacterium sp. Maddingley MBC34 genomic DNA includes:
- a CDS encoding putative membrane protein (PFAM: GPR1/FUN34/yaaH family), whose product MSGEETATITIDGKKLLEHTPSNPAPLGLVATGLTLVLLSFTYTGFFPVNSMILAMTLAFGGTGCLIVGVMENSNGNTFATLAFGAFGGFWFSFAILSILPQLNLAPAANPVSLAAYLFMWGIWGAVMFIITLKISRGLQAIFLLITLLFFILGAGALTGSGSLNIIGGYLGIIVGLLAMYVGLAEVANEIYGKAMLPT is encoded by the coding sequence ATGAGTGGAGAAGAAACTGCAACAATAACCATAGATGGAAAAAAGCTTTTGGAACATACTCCATCAAATCCAGCTCCATTAGGCTTGGTTGCCACTGGATTAACCTTAGTTCTACTGAGTTTCACTTATACTGGATTTTTCCCGGTAAATAGTATGATATTAGCTATGACACTGGCTTTTGGTGGAACTGGATGCCTAATTGTTGGCGTAATGGAAAACAGTAATGGAAATACTTTTGCCACACTCGCATTTGGTGCTTTTGGAGGATTCTGGTTCTCATTTGCGATATTATCTATATTACCACAATTAAATCTGGCACCTGCCGCTAATCCCGTATCACTCGCAGCATATTTGTTTATGTGGGGTATTTGGGGTGCAGTAATGTTTATAATAACACTAAAAATTAGTCGTGGATTACAGGCAATATTCTTATTGATAACATTACTGTTCTTCATATTGGGAGCAGGTGCACTAACTGGAAGCGGCAGTCTAAATATAATCGGCGGCTACTTGGGGATAATTGTTGGGTTATTAGCAATGTACGTGGGATTAGCAGAAGTTGCAAATGAAATCTACGGAAAAGCAATGTTACC
- a CDS encoding hypothetical protein (PFAM: Antibiotic biosynthesis monooxygenase), with translation MIMITETITAKPGQNDIIIEKSQYLIEYARLKPGCVSYHVYTSTENKDFLLMMDHWKNTEVLEVNLQTEHFNVFGVAIEDIIVEELDIGIYSVDKKFF, from the coding sequence ATGATCATGATAACGGAGACCATTACAGCTAAACCTGGTCAGAATGATATAATTATTGAAAAATCACAATATCTGATTGAATATGCTCGTTTAAAACCCGGTTGCGTCAGTTATCATGTATATACAAGCACAGAAAATAAAGATTTTCTATTGATGATGGATCATTGGAAAAATACAGAGGTTTTGGAAGTAAATCTGCAAACTGAACATTTCAATGTATTTGGTGTGGCTATTGAAGATATTATAGTTGAAGAATTGGATATTGGTATTTATTCGGTTGATAAAAAATTTTTTTAA